The following proteins are encoded in a genomic region of Mycobacterium kiyosense:
- a CDS encoding acyl-CoA dehydrogenase: MRETVIVEAVRTPVGKRNGGLSGMHAADLSAVVLNELLERTGVSPEIVDDVIWGCVSQVGDQSSNIGRFAVLAAGWPESIPGTTVNRACGSSQQALDFAVHAVMSGQQDVVVAGGVEVMSRVPLGAARATGMPYGPKVLARYDNFSFNQGLSAELIAKKWGLSRTRLDEYSALSHERAAAAQDSGAFTEQIVPVFPGEAAVVDADEGVRRGTSVEKLAGLKPAFAEDGVIHAGNSSQISDGAAALLVTTSDLALEMGLTPIVRYRAGAVTGADPVLMLTGPIPATKKVLAKSGIKIGDVGVFEVNEAFAPVPLAWLAETGAEPERLNPLGGAIALGHPLGASGAVLMTRMIHHMRANGIRFGLQTMCEGGGTANATIVELVG; this comes from the coding sequence ATGCGTGAAACGGTCATCGTCGAAGCCGTGCGCACCCCGGTGGGTAAACGCAACGGCGGTTTGTCCGGCATGCACGCCGCCGACCTGTCCGCCGTGGTCCTCAACGAACTGCTGGAACGCACCGGCGTCAGCCCCGAGATCGTCGACGACGTGATCTGGGGTTGCGTATCCCAGGTCGGCGACCAGTCCAGCAACATCGGGCGCTTCGCCGTGCTGGCGGCGGGTTGGCCGGAGAGCATCCCGGGCACCACGGTCAACCGGGCGTGCGGGTCCAGCCAGCAGGCTCTGGACTTCGCCGTGCATGCGGTGATGTCGGGTCAGCAGGACGTCGTGGTGGCCGGCGGCGTCGAGGTGATGAGCCGCGTCCCGCTCGGGGCGGCGCGGGCGACCGGCATGCCCTACGGCCCGAAAGTCCTTGCCCGCTATGACAATTTCTCGTTCAACCAGGGTCTGTCGGCGGAGCTGATCGCCAAGAAGTGGGGGCTCTCCCGCACCCGGCTGGACGAGTACTCCGCCTTGTCCCACGAGCGCGCCGCCGCCGCGCAGGACAGCGGCGCCTTCACCGAGCAGATCGTGCCGGTCTTCCCCGGGGAAGCGGCCGTCGTCGACGCCGACGAAGGGGTGCGGCGCGGCACCAGCGTCGAGAAGTTGGCCGGGCTCAAACCGGCCTTCGCCGAGGACGGGGTGATCCACGCGGGCAACTCCTCGCAGATCTCCGACGGTGCGGCCGCGCTGTTGGTGACCACCTCCGACCTGGCGCTGGAAATGGGGCTGACGCCGATCGTGCGCTATCGCGCCGGAGCGGTCACCGGCGCCGACCCGGTGCTGATGCTGACCGGCCCCATTCCGGCCACCAAGAAGGTGCTGGCCAAGTCCGGCATCAAGATCGGCGACGTCGGGGTCTTCGAAGTCAACGAGGCCTTCGCGCCGGTGCCGTTGGCCTGGCTCGCCGAGACCGGCGCGGAGCCCGAACGGCTCAATCCGCTGGGCGGCGCCATCGCGCTGGGCCACCCGTTGGGTGCTTCCGGTGCGGTGCTGATGACGCGGATGATCCACCACATGCGCGCCAACGGCATCCGATTCGGGCTGCAGACCATGTGTGAGGGCGGCGGTACCGCCAACGCGACGATCGTCGAGCTGGTCGGCTGA
- a CDS encoding amidohydrolase, with protein MNKEDMILISVDDHTVEPPNMFKNHLAKKYQDDAPRLVHNADGSDMWKFRDTVIPNVALNAVAGRPKEEYGIEPTGLDEIRPGCYNVDERVKDMNAGGILASICFPSFPGFAGRLFATDDHDFSIALVQAYNDWHIDEWCGAYPARFIPMAIPVIWDAEACAAEVRRVSKKGVHALTFTENPAAMGYPSFHDEYWNPLWKALVDTDTVMNVHIGSSGRLAITAPDAPMDVMITLQPMNIVQAAADLLWSRPIKEYPDLKIALSEGGTGWIPYFLERADRTYEMHSAWTHQDFKGKLPSEVFRDHFLTCFISDKVGVALRNMIGIDNICWEADYPHSDSMWPGAPEELWDVLSLNNVPDDEINKMTHENAMRWYSFDPFTHISREQASVGALRKAAEGHDVSIKAQGHEKDSRGGSSFADFAANAKALTGNKD; from the coding sequence ATGAACAAAGAGGACATGATCCTGATCAGCGTGGACGACCACACCGTCGAGCCGCCCAACATGTTCAAGAACCATCTGGCCAAGAAGTATCAGGACGACGCGCCGCGCCTGGTGCACAATGCCGACGGCTCGGACATGTGGAAGTTCCGCGACACGGTGATCCCGAACGTCGCGCTCAACGCCGTCGCCGGCCGGCCGAAGGAGGAGTACGGCATCGAGCCGACTGGGCTCGATGAGATCCGGCCCGGTTGCTACAACGTCGACGAGCGCGTCAAGGACATGAACGCCGGGGGCATCCTGGCCTCGATCTGCTTCCCGTCGTTCCCCGGCTTTGCCGGGCGCCTGTTCGCCACCGACGACCACGACTTCTCGATCGCGCTGGTGCAGGCCTACAACGACTGGCACATCGACGAGTGGTGCGGCGCCTATCCGGCGCGATTCATCCCGATGGCGATCCCGGTGATCTGGGATGCCGAGGCATGCGCCGCCGAGGTGCGCCGGGTGTCCAAGAAGGGTGTGCACGCGCTGACCTTCACCGAGAACCCGGCTGCGATGGGCTATCCCAGCTTCCACGACGAGTACTGGAACCCGCTGTGGAAAGCCTTGGTGGACACCGACACAGTGATGAACGTGCACATCGGTTCCTCGGGGCGGTTGGCGATCACCGCGCCGGATGCCCCGATGGACGTGATGATCACGCTGCAGCCGATGAACATCGTGCAAGCCGCCGCCGACCTGCTGTGGTCGCGGCCGATCAAGGAATACCCGGACCTCAAGATCGCGCTGTCCGAGGGCGGAACCGGCTGGATTCCCTACTTCCTGGAGCGCGCGGACCGGACCTACGAGATGCACTCGGCCTGGACGCACCAGGACTTCAAGGGCAAGCTGCCCAGCGAGGTTTTCCGTGACCACTTCCTGACCTGCTTCATCAGCGACAAGGTCGGTGTGGCCCTGCGCAACATGATCGGCATCGACAACATCTGCTGGGAAGCCGACTACCCGCACAGCGACTCCATGTGGCCGGGTGCCCCCGAAGAGCTGTGGGATGTGCTGTCGCTGAACAACGTGCCCGACGACGAGATCAACAAGATGACCCACGAGAACGCCATGCGCTGGTACTCGTTCGACCCGTTCACCCACATCAGTCGCGAACAGGCGAGCGTCGGTGCGCTGCGCAAGGCCGCCGAGGGACACGACGTCTCCATCAAGGCGCAGGGTCACGAAAAGGACAGTCGTGGCGGTTCGTCGTTCGCCGACTTCGCGGCTAACGCGAAAGCCCTTACCGGCAACAAGGACTAG
- a CDS encoding carboxymuconolactone decarboxylase, protein MRLPPLPADQWDESVDQALAVMLPAERRNPRDASNILATLVNHPALTKAFLRFNVHLLFTSTLPPRIRELAILRAAHRRQCAYEWNHHVNLAKREGVTDDEIEAVRSGGDAWAGDEFERAVIVGVDELDEKSQLSDQTWATLGTRFDDRQRMDYVFTVGSYIMLAMALNTFGVQVEKTHQTED, encoded by the coding sequence ATGCGTCTGCCGCCCCTGCCCGCCGACCAGTGGGACGAGTCCGTCGACCAGGCGCTGGCCGTCATGCTGCCCGCCGAGCGCCGCAATCCGCGCGACGCGTCCAACATCCTGGCGACCCTGGTCAACCATCCGGCGCTCACCAAGGCGTTCCTTCGGTTCAACGTCCACCTGTTATTCACCTCCACCCTGCCGCCGCGCATCCGCGAGTTGGCCATCCTGCGGGCCGCGCACCGGCGCCAGTGCGCCTACGAGTGGAACCACCACGTCAACCTCGCCAAGCGTGAGGGCGTGACCGACGACGAGATCGAGGCGGTGCGAAGCGGCGGCGACGCCTGGGCGGGCGACGAGTTCGAGCGCGCCGTCATCGTCGGAGTCGACGAACTCGACGAGAAATCCCAGTTGTCCGACCAGACCTGGGCGACCCTCGGCACCCGCTTCGACGATCGCCAGCGCATGGACTACGTGTTCACCGTCGGCTCTTACATCATGTTGGCCATGGCGCTCAACACTTTTGGCGTTCAGGTCGAAAAGACCCACCAGACTGAAGACTGA
- a CDS encoding TetR family transcriptional regulator → MPEARPYDTLLAKGEDRKQRILAVAQRLLSRNGWRTTTLAQIAREAGVSPAGLLHHFESKEQLLHAVLDARDLDDDTHSDRGGDLLGEIAQVADRFNRAPELVGTFTVLLVENIDPDAPLHDRLVTRQRDATEIVAAAIRRGQAEGRYRDDIDPAVKAVEILAFTHGMEMTWLLDPSIPLAEVFKEYAESLARDFSPSAASTT, encoded by the coding sequence GTGCCCGAAGCGCGGCCGTACGACACGCTGCTCGCCAAGGGCGAGGACCGTAAGCAGCGGATCCTCGCGGTGGCACAACGACTGCTGTCTCGCAACGGATGGCGCACCACCACCCTGGCCCAGATCGCCAGGGAGGCCGGGGTGAGCCCGGCCGGGCTGCTGCACCACTTCGAGTCCAAGGAACAGTTGCTGCACGCGGTGCTGGATGCCCGTGACCTCGACGACGACACGCACTCCGACCGCGGCGGCGATCTGCTCGGCGAGATCGCGCAGGTCGCCGACCGGTTCAACCGGGCGCCGGAACTGGTCGGCACGTTCACCGTGCTGTTGGTGGAGAACATCGACCCCGACGCGCCGCTGCACGACCGTCTGGTCACCCGCCAGCGGGACGCCACCGAAATCGTCGCTGCCGCCATCCGCCGAGGTCAGGCCGAAGGCCGGTATCGCGATGACATAGACCCAGCCGTCAAGGCGGTGGAAATCCTCGCCTTCACCCACGGAATGGAAATGACATGGTTGCTCGACCCGTCGATACCACTGGCCGAGGTGTTCAAGGAGTACGCGGAGTCTCTGGCGCGCGACTTCTCCCCGTCGGCAGCGAGCACGACATGA
- a CDS encoding hypothetical protein (frameshifted, insertion at around 5538300), with protein MALNWPHRYFPELAPAVRVPVRYSLGEHDNVFRSDPAALAEIGGMFQTAPSFVTELHSDAGHNLSLGHSAADYHRTVFAFVDQCVSARGGAGAREAG; from the coding sequence GTGGCGCTGAACTGGCCGCACCGCTATTTCCCGGAGCTGGCGCCCGCGGTCCGCGTGCCGGTGCGCTACAGCCTCGGCGAGCACGACAATGTCTTCCGGTCCGACCCGGCCGCGCTCGCCGAAATCGGCGGGATGTTCCAGACGGCACCGTCATTCGTCACCGAATTGCATTCCGACGCCGGACACAATCTGAGCCTCGGTCATTCCGCGGCCGACTACCACCGCACCGTATTCGCGTTCGTGGACCAGTGCGTGAGCGCGCGCGGCGGCGCCGGTGCGCGGGAAGCCGGTTGA
- a CDS encoding (2Fe-2S)-binding protein yields the protein MAHFPKPAAGSWTENYPELGTDPVDYSDSIDPAFFEAEREAVFRKQWLNVGRVNRLPRTGSYFTRELPSAGPGTSVIIVKTKDGSVKAYHNVCRHRGNKLVWNDFPNEETSGTCRQFTCKYHAWRYSLDGDLTFVQQEDEFFNLDKSRYGLAPVRCEVWEGFIFINFDNNAAPLVDYLGPLAKSIEGYPFGEMTETYSYRAEVGSNWKLFIDAFVEFYHAPILHQGQYTKEEAAKIQKFGYEALHYELAGPHSLQSTWGGQAPPPDMSMVKPMDQVLRSGLFGPWDKPEIIEKLELPQGVNVKRVPQWGIDSWLFYPNFMLLIWEPGWFLTYHYWPTAVDKHIFEAVLYFVPPRNARERLAQELAAVTFKEYALQDANTLEATQTMIGTRAVQEFLLCDQEVLIRHLHKTTGDYVHNWVKERQNNGKVTV from the coding sequence TTGGCCCACTTCCCCAAGCCAGCTGCCGGCAGCTGGACAGAGAATTATCCCGAGCTGGGGACCGACCCGGTCGACTACAGCGACTCGATCGACCCGGCGTTCTTCGAGGCCGAGCGCGAAGCGGTGTTCCGCAAACAGTGGCTCAACGTCGGACGGGTGAACCGGCTGCCGCGCACCGGCAGCTACTTCACCCGGGAACTGCCCTCGGCCGGACCCGGTACCTCGGTGATCATCGTCAAGACCAAGGACGGCTCGGTCAAGGCGTACCACAACGTCTGCCGGCACCGCGGAAACAAGTTGGTGTGGAACGACTTTCCCAACGAGGAGACCTCCGGAACCTGCCGGCAGTTCACCTGCAAGTACCACGCCTGGCGGTACAGCCTGGACGGCGACCTCACGTTCGTCCAGCAGGAGGACGAGTTCTTCAACCTCGACAAGAGCCGCTACGGCCTGGCGCCGGTCCGCTGCGAGGTGTGGGAAGGCTTCATCTTCATCAACTTCGACAACAACGCGGCGCCACTGGTCGACTACCTGGGTCCACTGGCCAAGAGCATCGAGGGCTACCCGTTCGGCGAGATGACCGAGACCTACTCCTACCGCGCCGAGGTCGGCAGCAACTGGAAGTTGTTCATCGACGCGTTCGTCGAGTTCTACCACGCGCCGATCCTGCACCAGGGGCAGTACACCAAGGAGGAAGCCGCCAAGATCCAGAAGTTCGGCTACGAGGCGCTGCACTACGAACTGGCCGGCCCGCACAGCCTGCAGTCGACCTGGGGTGGTCAGGCGCCACCGCCGGACATGTCCATGGTCAAGCCGATGGACCAAGTGCTGCGCAGCGGCCTGTTCGGGCCTTGGGACAAGCCCGAGATCATCGAAAAGCTGGAGCTGCCCCAGGGCGTCAACGTCAAGCGGGTACCGCAGTGGGGCATCGACTCGTGGCTCTTCTACCCCAACTTCATGTTGCTGATCTGGGAGCCGGGCTGGTTCCTGACGTACCACTACTGGCCGACCGCGGTGGACAAGCACATCTTCGAAGCCGTGCTGTATTTCGTGCCGCCGCGCAACGCGCGCGAACGCCTGGCCCAGGAGCTGGCCGCGGTGACGTTCAAGGAGTACGCGCTGCAGGACGCCAACACCCTGGAAGCGACCCAGACCATGATCGGGACCCGGGCCGTCCAGGAGTTCCTGCTGTGCGACCAGGAAGTCCTGATCCGCCACCTGCACAAGACGACCGGCGACTACGTGCACAACTGGGTGAAGGAGCGCCAGAACAATGGCAAAGTTACCGTCTGA
- a CDS encoding hypothetical protein (frameshifted, insertion at around 5538008,5538294) codes for MSGVIAEADNPKAVLLAIHGGGTSAVYFDCPGHPELSLLRLGATLGFTVVAIDRPGHGSSAAYPEAVQTPRAARRSRLRRARPDLGRAAPRCRAVPAGPFGWV; via the coding sequence ATGTCGGGCGTCATCGCCGAGGCCGACAACCCCAAAGCGGTGCTGCTGGCCATTCACGGCGGTGGCACCAGCGCCGTCTACTTCGACTGCCCCGGGCATCCCGAGCTGTCACTGTTGCGGCTGGGAGCGACGCTGGGATTCACCGTCGTCGCGATCGACCGGCCGGGACACGGCAGCTCCGCGGCATATCCGGAGGCGGTGCAGACCCCCCGAGCAGCGCGTCGATCTCGCCTACGGCGCGCTCGACCGGATCTTGGGCGAGCGGCCCCGCGGTGCCGGGCTGTTCCTGCTGGGCCATTCGGGTGGGTGTGA
- a CDS encoding cytochrome P450, with amino-acid sequence MRARFSLAEIKELQMVNDLTELDFFRDKQLVQDPYPYYEALRQQCPVTREEHHGVTMVTGWEEACAVLNDADTWSSCISVTGPFPGFPVSLEGLGDSDLTELIEQNRDKLPFSDQPPTLDPPTHTNHRSLLMRLITPKRLKENEDAMWALADQVLDDFLAPGKGEFIKGFAGPFTLLVIADLLGVPMEDRDKFVKGIREHSGGGIGGTGKEALAHSPLEFLYGLFSDYVRDRRREPRDDVLTGLATATYPDGSIPEVEDVARVASNVFSAGQETTVRLLGAALQTLGERPDIQAQLRKDRSLIPNFIEESLRIESPVKGDFRMNRVPVNVGGVDLPSGTTVMIVQAAANRDPRRFDDPATFDPARKNARQHISFGRGIHSCPGAPLARAETRVAIERLLDRTSEIKVDEQVHGPENQRRYQYVPTYILRGLTELHLEFTPA; translated from the coding sequence ATGAGAGCCAGATTCTCGCTAGCTGAGATCAAGGAGCTGCAGATGGTGAACGACCTCACCGAGCTGGACTTTTTCCGCGACAAGCAGCTGGTCCAGGATCCTTACCCGTACTACGAGGCCCTTCGCCAGCAGTGCCCCGTCACGCGCGAAGAGCACCACGGCGTCACCATGGTGACCGGCTGGGAAGAAGCCTGCGCCGTGCTGAACGACGCCGATACCTGGTCGTCGTGCATCTCGGTGACCGGACCCTTCCCGGGCTTCCCGGTGTCACTGGAAGGGCTGGGCGACTCCGACCTCACCGAGCTGATCGAGCAGAACCGCGACAAGCTGCCGTTCAGCGACCAGCCGCCGACCCTGGACCCGCCCACCCACACCAACCACCGCTCGCTGCTGATGCGGTTGATCACCCCCAAGCGCCTCAAGGAGAACGAGGACGCGATGTGGGCGCTGGCCGATCAGGTGCTCGACGACTTCCTGGCGCCGGGCAAGGGCGAGTTCATCAAAGGGTTCGCCGGCCCGTTCACGCTGCTCGTCATCGCCGACCTGCTGGGTGTGCCGATGGAGGACCGGGACAAGTTCGTCAAGGGCATCCGCGAGCACTCCGGCGGCGGCATCGGCGGCACCGGCAAGGAAGCGCTGGCGCACAGCCCGCTGGAATTCCTCTACGGCCTGTTCTCCGACTATGTCCGGGATCGCCGCCGCGAGCCCCGCGACGACGTGCTCACCGGCCTGGCCACGGCCACATATCCGGACGGGTCCATTCCGGAGGTCGAAGACGTTGCGCGCGTTGCCAGTAACGTGTTCTCGGCCGGGCAGGAGACCACCGTCCGGCTGCTCGGGGCCGCGCTGCAGACGCTCGGGGAGCGCCCCGACATCCAGGCGCAGTTGCGCAAGGACCGCAGCCTGATCCCCAACTTCATCGAGGAATCGCTGCGCATCGAGAGCCCGGTCAAGGGCGACTTCCGGATGAACCGGGTGCCGGTCAATGTCGGTGGTGTCGATCTGCCGTCGGGAACCACGGTGATGATCGTGCAAGCCGCGGCCAACCGCGACCCGCGCCGCTTCGACGACCCGGCCACCTTCGACCCGGCCCGCAAGAACGCCCGGCAGCACATCTCGTTCGGCCGCGGCATTCACAGCTGCCCCGGCGCCCCGTTGGCACGGGCCGAGACCCGGGTGGCGATCGAGCGGCTGCTGGACCGGACCTCCGAGATCAAAGTCGACGAACAGGTGCACGGTCCCGAGAATCAGCGCCGCTACCAATACGTTCCGACCTACATCCTGCGTGGCCTGACCGAGTTGCACCTGGAGTTCACGCCGGCATGA
- a CDS encoding cytochrome P450: MTKSKVTFDPFSEDFFNGAWDTYRRMQEEAPVYYSEEYDFYALTRHADVAAGLKNFETYSSAFGIDLSMVRTGRPPEQKSIIFMDPPDHRHMRSLLNKVFTPRAIQSQREMVGQKIDKYLAKVDPENFDVVQDFSGPFPVEVITTMLGVPEENAQRIRYLIDESLHREPGQVEVGERGMQANIETGMLYYDILQQRRAEPQDDLFTKLINAEITREDGHPTKLDDVEIAGFATLLGGAGAETVTKLIGNAPVVFARFPGEWQKLLDDRSKIPAAVEELLRYEAPSQYQVRCSVKDVELHGVTIPAMKPVFLINGAANRDPRAWTDPDTFNIDRNSHEALNLSFGYGIHSCLGAALARMESAIALDKLLDFMPRYEVDWENCNRVQMQNVAGWKNVPVKVVR; the protein is encoded by the coding sequence ATGACCAAATCGAAGGTCACCTTCGATCCCTTCTCCGAGGACTTCTTCAACGGCGCCTGGGATACCTACCGGCGCATGCAGGAGGAAGCGCCGGTCTATTACAGCGAGGAGTACGACTTCTATGCGCTGACCCGCCACGCGGACGTCGCCGCGGGCTTGAAGAACTTCGAGACCTACTCCTCGGCCTTCGGCATCGACCTGTCGATGGTGCGCACCGGCAGGCCGCCGGAGCAGAAGTCGATCATCTTCATGGACCCGCCGGACCACCGGCACATGCGCAGCCTGCTCAACAAGGTGTTCACCCCCCGCGCGATCCAATCCCAGCGCGAGATGGTCGGCCAGAAGATCGACAAGTACCTGGCCAAGGTGGACCCGGAGAACTTCGATGTGGTGCAGGACTTCTCCGGCCCGTTCCCGGTCGAGGTGATCACCACGATGCTCGGCGTGCCGGAAGAGAACGCCCAGCGGATCCGCTACCTGATCGACGAGTCACTGCATCGCGAGCCCGGGCAAGTCGAGGTCGGCGAACGCGGCATGCAGGCCAACATCGAAACCGGGATGCTCTATTACGACATCCTGCAACAGCGCCGTGCCGAACCGCAGGACGACCTGTTCACCAAGCTGATCAACGCCGAGATCACCCGCGAGGACGGCCATCCCACCAAGCTGGACGACGTCGAAATCGCGGGATTCGCAACACTTTTGGGCGGTGCCGGCGCCGAAACCGTCACCAAGCTGATCGGCAACGCACCGGTGGTGTTCGCGCGGTTCCCCGGCGAGTGGCAGAAACTGCTCGACGACCGCAGCAAGATTCCCGCCGCGGTCGAGGAACTGCTGCGCTACGAGGCGCCGTCGCAGTACCAGGTCCGCTGCTCGGTCAAAGATGTTGAGCTGCACGGAGTCACCATCCCGGCGATGAAACCGGTGTTCCTGATCAACGGAGCGGCCAACCGCGACCCGCGGGCGTGGACCGACCCCGACACCTTCAACATCGACCGCAACAGTCACGAGGCGCTGAACCTGAGCTTCGGCTACGGAATACACAGCTGTCTGGGCGCGGCGCTGGCCCGGATGGAGAGCGCGATCGCGCTGGACAAGCTGCTGGACTTCATGCCCCGCTACGAGGTGGACTGGGAGAACTGCAACCGCGTGCAGATGCAGAATGTCGCGGGCTGGAAGAACGTGCCGGTGAAGGTAGTCCGATGA
- a CDS encoding ferredoxin: MKVWVDDGFCRGHGMCLTLCPEVFTLTDDGYAEAITSEIPTEFEAATREAIECCPEQAIKER, encoded by the coding sequence ATGAAGGTCTGGGTCGACGACGGGTTCTGCCGCGGGCACGGCATGTGCCTGACGTTGTGCCCGGAAGTGTTCACCCTCACCGACGACGGCTACGCCGAGGCGATAACCTCGGAAATTCCAACCGAATTCGAGGCGGCTACCCGTGAGGCCATCGAATGCTGTCCGGAGCAGGCGATCAAGGAGCGTTGA
- a CDS encoding acyl-CoA dehydrogenase, which translates to MGGMNFELTEDQELIRRSVAELASKFDDQYWMEKDQAHEFPTEFYRAIADGGWLGMTIPTEYGGHGLGITEATILLEEVAKSGGAMNAASSIHLSIFGMQPVVVHGSDELKARTLPPVATGQTHICFGVTEPGAGLDTSRITTFAKRDGDRYVVNGRKVWISKAMESDKILLLTRTQSYDEVTKKTDGMTLFLTDLDRSRVDIRPIRKMGRNAVSSNELFIDNLEVPVEDRVGEEGKGFQYILDGLNPERMLIAAEALGIGRVALEKAVKYGNEREVFGRPIGMNQGLQFPLADSLARLDAAELMLRKATWLYDNGKPCGREANTAKYLCADAGFAAADRALQTHGGMGYAEEYHITRYFREARLMKIAPVSQEMILNFLGSNVLKLPRSY; encoded by the coding sequence GTGGGTGGGATGAATTTTGAGCTGACCGAAGACCAGGAGTTGATCCGCCGGTCGGTGGCGGAGCTGGCGTCGAAGTTCGACGACCAGTACTGGATGGAGAAAGATCAGGCGCACGAATTCCCGACGGAGTTCTACCGCGCCATCGCCGACGGCGGCTGGCTGGGGATGACCATCCCGACCGAATACGGCGGACACGGCCTGGGCATCACCGAGGCCACCATCCTGCTCGAGGAGGTCGCCAAGTCCGGCGGCGCGATGAATGCCGCCAGCTCCATCCATCTGTCGATCTTCGGCATGCAACCGGTGGTGGTGCACGGTTCCGACGAACTCAAGGCCCGTACGTTGCCGCCGGTGGCAACCGGGCAGACCCACATCTGCTTCGGTGTGACCGAACCCGGTGCCGGCCTGGACACTTCGCGCATCACCACCTTCGCCAAGCGGGACGGCGACCGTTATGTGGTGAACGGCCGAAAAGTGTGGATTTCCAAGGCGATGGAGTCCGACAAGATTCTGTTGCTGACCAGGACGCAGTCCTACGACGAGGTCACCAAGAAGACCGACGGCATGACGTTGTTCCTCACCGACCTGGACCGCAGCCGGGTCGACATCCGGCCGATCCGCAAGATGGGCCGCAACGCCGTTAGCTCCAACGAGCTTTTCATCGACAACCTCGAGGTGCCGGTCGAGGACCGGGTTGGCGAGGAAGGCAAGGGATTTCAGTACATCCTCGACGGCCTGAACCCGGAGCGGATGCTGATCGCCGCCGAGGCGCTGGGCATCGGGCGGGTGGCGCTGGAGAAGGCGGTCAAGTACGGCAACGAGCGGGAAGTGTTCGGCCGCCCGATTGGGATGAACCAGGGCCTGCAGTTCCCGCTGGCCGACTCGCTGGCCCGCCTCGACGCCGCCGAACTCATGCTGCGCAAGGCCACCTGGCTCTACGACAACGGCAAACCCTGTGGGCGCGAAGCCAATACGGCCAAGTACCTGTGTGCCGACGCGGGCTTCGCCGCCGCCGACCGGGCGTTGCAGACGCACGGCGGCATGGGTTATGCGGAGGAGTACCACATCACGCGCTATTTCCGCGAGGCCCGGCTGATGAAGATCGCGCCGGTCAGCCAGGAAATGATCCTGAACTTCCTGGGATCCAACGTGCTTAAACTGCCGCGCAGTTACTGA